GAAGATGCCGACGACCTGGATGCCGGATTCGGTGGTCCAAAAATCCAGCCATTCCCCGCGATGCCTTGGCGCGCTTTCCAGCAAGAACTGCCGTCTAGCACTGCCCTTGCAGCGCAATGCCGACGATCGCTGCCGCGACCGGCCCGCTTTACCCAAACATCCGATCGCCCTGTTCATCCACCAGCTGGATACCCTTCTTGATGGAGATGTCGACAGCGTCGTCGAGGCCGGCGAAGCGATCGGCGCGGATGAATTTGTGTTCCTTCATCACGCCGTCGATTTCCTTGGAGACGACGCCGCAGGTCTGGTACTGGCCCTCGGCCTTGTAGGGCGTGGCGCTGATCAGGAAACCCTTGTGCTCGACCTGCTTGGCGGGTACGGCACTTCTGGGCTCGGCCGCTTCACCGCCGCCGCCGAAAAGACGCTTCAGAAAAGACATGGCTCAAATCTCCTTGTTCGCCCCTGCAAACCGCTTCTTGTTGGCGATTCACGACGCTGTTGGCCCAGCATGCGCGAATGTACCGCCGCGTTCCAGCCCCCTGATGAAGACGGTCACCAGGAGGTCCACCTGCCGCTCGATCTCGTCCGCCTGCCGTCGCACGGATTTCGCAGCGTAGCCGCTGGTGACGATGCCATGCACGCTTGACCACAATGTGCGCGCCGCCACCCGGCGCGTTTCGTCGTCGAGATCGAAGTCGCCGCCGGCGAGCACAGCGGCAATGATGTCGAACAGCTGGTCGAGCCGCGCTTCATAGGCATCCGGCTCGGCCAGCGTCGGGCGGCGCCTGTTGAAGGCGAGCAGCGCAGGCCAACTGCCGGGATGCGCCTCGACAAAGCGCATATAGGCGCCGGCCAACGCCAGCAGGCGCTGCCGCACGTCGGTGATGCCGCGCTTGGTGAGGTCGGCCATCGCCGCCGCCCCCGCGGCGCCCAGGCGGTCCAGCAGCCGCATGTTGACGGCACGATGCACCCCCTCGAGATCGGCAAACAGATTGTAGACCGAACCGACGGAGATGCCCGCCTGCTCGGCAATGGTCCTCGCCTTCAGATTGTCCATGCCGCCCTCGTTGATGAGCGTCTCGGCAATGGCCAGCACCCGCTCGCCGGTCTCTTCCTTGTCCAGTGCCATGCTTTTCCCTGTGAATGCGCATCCTTGCCGGACGGAACGCTGTTGCGAACGATCCGGCCTCCTCTCGTTTACCATGTCCGAGCTATCGTGAACAGCGTTCAAAAATAGCTTGAACAATGTTCATTTCCTGGTATATTTGGCTTTGTGAACGTTGTTCACAGGAAAATCGAAGGGAGAAGAATATGCTTAGCCTGATCAGAACATTGCTCGACGGCGCCAGTGCGCGCGCCGAGGACGGCCTGAAGGATCGCTTTGCCATCGACCTTCTGGCGCAACGCATCCGCGACGCCGAGGCGGGACTTGCCGCCGCCAAGCAGACGCTTGCCACGCTGATCGTGCGCCAGCGCGCCGAGCAGGCCGGCCTCGACCAGCTCGACCGTCGCCACGCCGATCTGGAAACCCGCACGCTGAGCGCACTGGCCGCCGGCAACACCGGATTGGCCGAAAGCGCTACCGCGGCCATCGCCGAACTGGAGAATGAACGCGAAGTCCGCCGCGCCACCGTGCAGAGCCTTGGCGAAAAGACCTTGCGGATGCGCGCTTCGGTGGAGCGGGCGCATCGCCGTATCATCGACCTCAACCAGGGCATGATCTCGGCCCGCGCCATCGATGCCGAGCGCAAGGCGCAGTCACGGCTCGTCAGGT
The genomic region above belongs to Mesorhizobium sp. B4-1-4 and contains:
- a CDS encoding HlyU family transcriptional regulator, giving the protein MSFLKRLFGGGGEAAEPRSAVPAKQVEHKGFLISATPYKAEGQYQTCGVVSKEIDGVMKEHKFIRADRFAGLDDAVDISIKKGIQLVDEQGDRMFG
- a CDS encoding TetR/AcrR family transcriptional regulator produces the protein MALDKEETGERVLAIAETLINEGGMDNLKARTIAEQAGISVGSVYNLFADLEGVHRAVNMRLLDRLGAAGAAAMADLTKRGITDVRQRLLALAGAYMRFVEAHPGSWPALLAFNRRRPTLAEPDAYEARLDQLFDIIAAVLAGGDFDLDDETRRVAARTLWSSVHGIVTSGYAAKSVRRQADEIERQVDLLVTVFIRGLERGGTFAHAGPTAS
- a CDS encoding PspA/IM30 family protein, which translates into the protein MLSLIRTLLDGASARAEDGLKDRFAIDLLAQRIRDAEAGLAAAKQTLATLIVRQRAEQAGLDQLDRRHADLETRTLSALAAGNTGLAESATAAIAELENEREVRRATVQSLGEKTLRMRASVERAHRRIIDLNQGMISARAIDAERKAQSRLVRSIGHSASLNEAEELLARIKGASDPFEEAGILDEIDGELRHEAIRDRLAEAGHGPAVKVRAKDVLERLRTMN